From one Candidatus Rokuibacteriota bacterium genomic stretch:
- a CDS encoding ISKra4 family transposase, with protein MGRRRVGGPRGDLLRGRQKGGLKEAFDAAVVAEIEALVGPGAVDGLDFEAIETAARRRALTVAARAVEQRLNADGSDHRGPTFPCDCGTAARYAGRRPKTFTTALGDLMLGRAYYYCDACESGFCPRDRALGLQDASLSPAVTRMVGLAAAMVSFAESSELMRELGGVPVDAKQVERTAEALGREIAQDERTGGEPSPPPAPTMSLGLDGTGVPMRASELQGREGKQPDGSAKTREVKLVTVWTAEARDDDGTPVRDAGSVTYSAAIESAASRDTDEEVSEFAQRTAREARRRGFDAAARRAVLGDGALWIWNLADEQFPGALQIVDLFHVKHYLSDVAKDIYGAKSALGAQWATQRHDELDEGQIDAVLAALGLHAQANDEARKGLDYLTRNRHRMRYPDFRAQGLCTSSGVVEAGCKVAIGTRLKRAGMHWTVAGADAIIALRCCKLSGRFEDFWERRAAAPAGAR; from the coding sequence GTGGGCCGACGCCGCGTTGGCGGCCCCCGGGGCGACCTCCTCCGAGGCCGCCAAAAAGGGGGGCTCAAAGAAGCCTTCGACGCGGCAGTCGTCGCCGAGATCGAAGCGCTCGTAGGTCCGGGCGCCGTCGACGGGCTGGACTTTGAGGCCATCGAGACGGCCGCGCGCCGGCGCGCGCTCACCGTGGCGGCGCGCGCCGTCGAGCAGCGCCTGAACGCGGACGGGTCCGACCACCGCGGCCCTACCTTCCCGTGCGACTGCGGCACGGCGGCGCGCTACGCCGGCCGCCGGCCGAAAACCTTCACGACGGCCCTGGGCGACCTCATGCTGGGGCGCGCGTACTACTACTGCGACGCCTGCGAGAGCGGCTTCTGCCCCCGCGACCGCGCCCTGGGGTTGCAGGACGCCTCGCTCTCGCCGGCCGTCACCCGCATGGTGGGGCTGGCGGCGGCGATGGTCAGCTTCGCGGAGTCGAGCGAGCTGATGCGCGAGCTGGGGGGCGTGCCGGTGGACGCCAAGCAGGTCGAGCGCACCGCCGAAGCGCTCGGCCGCGAGATCGCGCAGGACGAGCGGACCGGGGGCGAGCCCTCGCCGCCGCCCGCGCCCACGATGTCCCTGGGCCTGGACGGCACGGGCGTGCCGATGCGCGCCTCGGAACTGCAGGGGCGGGAGGGCAAGCAGCCCGACGGCTCGGCCAAGACGCGTGAGGTCAAGCTCGTCACCGTCTGGACCGCCGAGGCCCGCGACGACGACGGCACCCCCGTGCGCGACGCGGGCTCGGTCACCTACTCGGCGGCCATCGAGAGCGCGGCCAGCCGCGACACCGATGAGGAGGTGTCGGAATTTGCACAGCGGACGGCCCGCGAAGCCAGGCGCCGCGGCTTCGACGCCGCCGCGCGCCGGGCCGTCCTGGGCGACGGGGCCCTCTGGATCTGGAACCTGGCCGACGAGCAGTTCCCCGGGGCGCTCCAGATCGTCGACCTCTTCCACGTCAAGCACTACCTCTCGGACGTGGCCAAGGACATCTACGGGGCGAAGAGCGCCCTCGGCGCGCAGTGGGCCACGCAGCGGCACGATGAACTGGACGAGGGCCAGATCGACGCCGTCCTGGCCGCCTTGGGCCTCCACGCCCAGGCCAACGACGAGGCGCGCAAGGGCCTGGATTACCTCACGCGCAACCGTCACCGCATGCGCTACCCGGACTTCCGCGCCCAGGGCCTGTGCACCTCCTCCGGCGTCGTCGAGGCTGGCTGTAAGGTCGCCATCGGCACGCGCCTCAAACGGGCCGGCATGCACTGGACGGTGGCCGGGGCCGACGCGATCATCGCCCTGCGCTGCTGCAAGCTCAGCGGCCGCTTCGAGGACTTCTGGGAGCGCCGGGCAGCGGCGCCGGCCGGCGCCCGATGA
- a CDS encoding tyrosine-type recombinase/integrase, producing the protein MGAIFRPKYRDRNGQVRESAVWWIRFRQHGKTVRQSTDTEDERKARAFLREREGKVALNIPVSPTGDRLTLTDAATMLRNDYTANRRKSAATVEFRLLRLLAHFGATTRMSRLTTADVERYKAARLAEQAAPATINRELAALQRMASLAKAQHGLAAPFHVAKLEERNVRKGFFEPADFTAVCQHLRPELAGLARAAYLTGWRKAELRSRQWGHVDFAGGWLRLEPQETKNAEGRMFPLTPELRAVLEAQRARVESIQTKTARVVPWVFAGVGGGPVGDFKKAWATACIAAGLFRVEPVGEARDGEPPTTRKVPTRIFHDFRRSAVRNLIRAGIPETTAMALTGHLTASVFRRYAIVDEGMLRGAGAKLAAAAVLQQGKDTGRSGKVRAIRR; encoded by the coding sequence ATGGGCGCGATCTTTCGACCGAAATACCGCGACCGGAACGGCCAGGTCCGCGAGTCGGCCGTCTGGTGGATCCGCTTCCGCCAGCACGGCAAGACGGTCCGCCAGTCGACCGATACCGAGGACGAGCGCAAGGCCCGCGCGTTCCTCCGGGAGCGCGAGGGCAAGGTGGCGCTCAATATTCCGGTGAGCCCCACGGGGGACCGGCTGACCCTCACGGACGCGGCGACGATGCTCCGCAACGACTACACGGCGAACAGGCGCAAGTCGGCCGCGACGGTTGAATTTCGCCTCCTGCGGCTCCTGGCCCACTTCGGGGCGACCACGCGCATGAGCCGGCTCACCACGGCCGACGTCGAGCGGTACAAGGCCGCCCGCCTCGCCGAGCAGGCGGCACCGGCAACGATCAATCGAGAATTGGCCGCGCTGCAACGCATGGCCTCGCTCGCCAAGGCGCAGCACGGCTTGGCGGCACCGTTCCACGTCGCGAAGCTTGAGGAGCGGAACGTCCGCAAGGGGTTCTTTGAGCCCGCCGACTTCACGGCCGTCTGCCAGCACCTGCGCCCCGAGTTGGCCGGGCTGGCGCGCGCGGCCTACCTCACGGGCTGGCGCAAGGCGGAGCTTCGCTCACGGCAGTGGGGTCATGTCGACTTCGCGGGCGGCTGGCTCCGGCTCGAACCGCAAGAAACCAAGAACGCCGAGGGCCGCATGTTCCCCCTCACCCCGGAGCTTCGCGCGGTGCTGGAGGCGCAGCGCGCTCGCGTCGAGAGCATCCAGACGAAGACTGCGCGCGTCGTGCCGTGGGTCTTCGCGGGCGTCGGCGGTGGCCCGGTGGGCGATTTCAAGAAGGCCTGGGCGACGGCCTGCATCGCCGCGGGGCTCTTCCGCGTCGAGCCGGTGGGTGAGGCCCGGGACGGCGAGCCGCCCACGACGCGGAAGGTGCCGACGCGCATCTTTCACGACTTCCGCCGGAGCGCGGTCCGCAACCTGATCCGCGCGGGCATCCCGGAGACGACAGCCATGGCGCTGACGGGCCACCTGACGGCCTCGGTGTTCCGACGGTACGCAATCGTCGACGAAGGGATGCTCCGCGGGGCCGGCGCCAAGCTGGCCGCCGCGGCGGTGCTCCAGCAGGGCAAAGACACGGGGAGAAGTGGCAAAGTCCGCGCCATCAGGCGCTAA